One window of the Rosa rugosa chromosome 3, drRosRugo1.1, whole genome shotgun sequence genome contains the following:
- the LOC133738484 gene encoding topless-related protein 1-like has protein sequence MATPSATTTTLTKDLTFLIMQFLDEDKWKDTLHKLQQESGYFFDMKYFEELLLEGNWNEVEKYLSGFTKVDDNRYSMKIFFEIRKQKYLEALDRHDRAAAVDILVKDLKVFAGFNEDLYKEITQLLTLNNFRDNAQLSAYADIRTARAIMAQELKKLVEANPSFREKLQFPSIKSSRLRTLINQSLNWQHSLCTNPKQNPEIKTLFVDHTCRHSNDPFAHLAANGQAQQMGAVQRADGFIPIGVNGSFQPPIAPVPIPPPLSTWTSIPPSVNQLAASAGGIGFGSPANPASYLNSPANPEDLFRTRFPGVSDRVMLPGVNPGHVLSPAFNAIDEFPKAVARILNQGSVPTSMDFHPLQQTILLVGTSMGDISVWEVSSREKLVSRSFQPWDMGASSMILKATLVKDPSVSVKRVLWSPDGSLFGVAYSKHMMQLYGYFGGDDVRQHLEIDAHVGSVNDLAFCNPTKQPCVITCGDDKAIKVWDVATGSKLYTFEGHEAPVHSVCPHSKEHVHFVFSTSVDGQIKAWLYEVVGPRVNYDAPSLSCTTMVYSADGKRLFSCGTSKDGESHVVEWNENEGTIKRNYQGFQKQSLGVVQFDTTRNKYLAVGDDYAIKVWDMDNINLLATIDAEGGLPATPRIRFNKEGSLLAVSANDNRIKVLATTDGLRLMRNYESLSLIASRNAPEKNGSTRSMEDNKKPKLTEELKPAKIWKPTEISETARLRSLRLSTTKVKTDKISRLVYTNSGNAILALSSNGTHLLWRWPQADRSTIGKATTNVTPKFVEQASGILMINDLTGAKPEDAIPCFALSKNDSYVMSASGGKISLFNLMTFKTMTNFMSPPPVVTCVAFHPEDNNIVAVGFDDSTIHIYNVRIDEVRIKLKGHSKRVTGLAFSQLLKTLVSSGADAQIVVWSSDKWERQKNSFLQVPAWTTPTALFGTHLQYQKDQNHFLVVHETQLAVYETLRLECQKKWVVGESSAPISYATFSCDSQLVYASFLDGTVRVFAASNLQMQCQINPYAYLPPNVSSATYPLVIAANPHEPNQFAVGLTDGAVVMFEPLESGDKWGVPPPADNGCFHASTSANGSSLELQS, from the exons ATGGCGACGCCATCGGCGACAACGACAACACTGACTAAAGACCTCACTTTCTTGATCATGCAATTCCTTGACGAGGACAAGTGGAAGGATACGCTTCATAA GCTTCAGCAAGAATCAGGATACTTCTTCGACATGAAGTATTTCGAGGAATTATTGCTCGAGGGAAATTGGAATGAAGTCGAGAAGTATCTTTCCGGGTTCACTAAAGTGGATGACAACCGCTATTCGATGAAGATATTCTTCGAAATTCGTAAGCAGAAATACTTAGAAGCGCTGGATAG ACATGATAGAGCTGCCGCAGTAGATATCCTAGTGAAGGATCTGAAAGTCTTTGCAGGTTTTAACGAAGACTTGTACAAGGAAATCACTCAGCTGCTCACTTTGAACAATTTTAG AGACAATGCTCAACTCTCTGCTTATGCAGATATAAGGACTGCAAGAGCAATTATGGCCCAAGAACTTAAGAAGCTTGTTGAGGCCAACCCTTCTTTCCGTGAAAAATTACAGTTCCCTAGCATTAAAAGTTCAAGGCTACGGACGCTTATTAACCAAAG CTTAAATTGGCAGCATTCCCTTTGTACTAATCCTAAACAAAATCCGGAAATAAAAACCCTGTTTGTGGATCACACTTGTAGACATTCCAACGATCCATTTGCTCATTTAGCAGCAAATGGTCAGGCTCAACAGATGGGAGCAGTACAGAGAGCTGATGGCTTCATTCCTATCGGTGTAAATGGG TCCTTCCAACCCCCAATAGCACCAGTACCAATTCCACCTCCTTTGTCAACATGGACGTCCATACCCCCCAGTGTCAATCAGTTGGCAGCTTCTGCAGGAGGTATTGGTTTTGGCAGTCCAGCAAATCCAG CTTCATATTTGAACAGTCCAGCCAATCCTGAAGATTTGTTCAGAACACGGTTCCCTGGGGTTTCAGACAGG GTTATGCTGCCAGGGGTTAATCCAGGCCACGTTCTAAGTCCAGCATTCAATGCAATTGATGAGTTTCCGAAGGCTGTTGCCCGGATACTGAATCAGGGCTCAGTTCCCACTAGCATGGACTTCCATCCTCTTCAACAGACTATACTTCTAG TTGGAACTAGTATGGGGGATATAAGTGTCTGGGAAGTCAGTTCTAGGGAGAAGTTGGTATCAAGAAGCTTTCAGCCATGGGATATGGGGGCAAGTTCAATGATACTAAAG GCAACTTTAGTCAAGGATCCAAGTGTCTCAGTTAAGCGTGTACTATGGAGCCCTGATGGTTCTCTATTCG GAGTTGCATATTCTAAACACATGATGCAGTTATATGGTTATTTTGGTGGTGATGATGTTCGTCAGCATTTAGAG ATCGATGCTCATGTTGGTAGTGTAAATGATCTGGCGTTCTGCAACCCAACTAAGCAACCCTGTGTCATAACTTGCGGTGATGATAAGGCCATCAAG GTCTGGGATGTGGCTACTGGATCAAAATTGTATACTTTTGAAGGTCATGAGGCTCCTGTTCATTCTGTGTGCCCTCATAGCAAAGAACATGTCCAT TTTGTCTTTTCGACATCAGTAGATGGACAAATAAAAGCATGGTTATATGAAGTGGTGGGGCCCAGGGTTAATTACGATGCTCCCAGCCTCTCATGCACAACGATGGTTTATAGTGCAGATGGTAAAAG GCTTTTTTCATGTGGGACGAGCAAAGATGGAGAATCTCATGTTGTTGAATGGAATGAAAATGAAGGCACAATAAAGAGGAATTACCAAGGATTTCAAAAACAATCTTTGGGTGTTGTTCAATTTGACACAACCAGGAATAAGTATCTAGCAGTTGGTGACGACTATGCAATCAAAGTTTGGGATATGGATAATATCAATCTTTTGGCTACTATTGATGCTGAAGGAGGTCTACCA GCAACCCCTCGTATCCGCTTCAACAAGGAAGGATCTTTGTTAGCTGTTTCTGCAAATGACAACAGAATCAAAGTTTTGGCTACAACAGATGGTCTCCGATTGATGCGCAATTATGAAAGTCTCTCGCTTATTGCCTCTAGAAATGCACCAGAAAAG AATGGTAGCACCAGAAGCATGGAGGATAATAAGAAACCAAAGTTAACTGAAGAGCTCAAACCTGCAAAGATCTGGAAGCCCACTGAGATTAGTGAAACTGCTCGGCTTCGGTCTCTAAGGCTCTCGACAACTAAAGTTAAAACAGACAAG ATCTCAAGGTTGGTTTACACTAATTCAGGTAATGCCATTCTGGCATTATCATCAAATGGAACCCATCTACTGTGGAGGTGGCCACAAGCTGACCGTAGTACGATTGGAAAG GCAACAACCAATGTTACCCCAAAATTCGTGGAACAAGCTTCAGGCATCCTGATGATCAATGATCTTACTGGTGCTAAACCTGAAGATGCAATACCTTGCTTCGCTTTGTCCAAGAATGATTCGTATGTCATGTCAGCCTCGGGAGGGAAGATATCGTTGTTCAACCTAATGACATTCAAG ACGATGACAAATTTCATGTCGCCACCACCTGTGGTAACATGTGTTGCTTTCCACCCTGAAGACAATAATATAGTTGCTGTTGGATTTGATGATTCGACTATTCACATATACAATGTCCGTATCGATGAG GTTAGGATAAAGCTCAAGGGTCACTCTAAGAGAGTCACAGGCCTTGCGTTCTCTCAACTTCTGAAGACACTTGTTTCTTCTGGAGCAGATGCTCAG ATAGTTGTGTGGAGCTCTGATAAGTGGGAAAGGCAGAAGAACAGTTTCTTGCAGGTTCCAGCTTGGACAACACCCACAGCACTGTTTGGAACTCATCTTCAGTATCAGAAGGATCAGAATCACTTCCTCGTTGTACACGAGACTCAACTTGCTGTATACGAAACCTTGAGGCTTGAATGCCAGAAGAAG TGGGTAGTAGGAGAATCTTCAGCACCAATCTCCTATGCAACATTCTCTTGTGATAGCCAGTTAGTCTACGCGAGCTTTCTTGATGGAACTGTGCGCGTGTTTGCAgcatcgaatcttcaaatgcaATGCCAGATTAACCCCTATGCTTATCTTCCGCCTAATGTCAG CTCTGCAACATACCCCCTAGTGATAGCTGCGAATCCACACGAGCCGAACCAGTTTGCAGTGGGACTAACAGATGGTGCAGTTGTCATGTTTGAACCACTTGAGTCTGGAGACAAATGGGGTGTGCCGCCACCAGCAGACAATGGTTGCTTCCATGCTTCAACTTCTGCCAATGGTTCCAGTTTAGAACTCCAGAGCTGA
- the LOC133738259 gene encoding uncharacterized protein LOC133738259, with protein sequence MEMESFCSNGFVLNELLCSVGQVLVAEAAKSIAFSFLLMGSLPNSASVLPKEPYTVTGFPITDLYAVTKPGSENKDASETEDDEDGDEEGGEDQDDEAGDEEDASGDEVEGKGDPEDVPAANGDGASEEEDDDDEEEKEDDDDDDDDGDDDGDEETEDDEEDEEDEEDEDDIPQPPAKRRK encoded by the exons atggagatggagagcttctGCTCCAATGGGTTTGTTCTGAATGAGTTGCTCTGCTCTGTTGGGCAGGTTCTGGTGGCTGAGGCTGCCAAGTCTATTGCTTTCTCTTTCTTGCTG ATGGGATCTCTACCTAACAGCGCCTCTGTTTTGCCCAAAGAACCTTACACAGTCACAGG GTTCCCTATCACTGATCTTTATGCTGTGACGAAACCTGGTTCTGAGAACAAAGATGCAAGTGAAACTGAGGACGATGAAGACGGTGATGAGGAGGGTGGTGAGGACCAGGATGATGAAGCAGGAGATGAGGAGGACGCCTCCGGGGACGAAGTTGAGGGCAAAGGAGATCCAGAAGATGTGCCTGCGGCCAATGGTGATGGTGCCAGCGAAGAGGAAGAcgatgatgatgaggaggagaaggaagacGACGACGATGACGATGACGACGGTGACGACGATGGGGATGAAGAGAcggaagatgatgaagaggatgaggaagatgaggagGACGAGGATGACATACCCCAGCCACCTGCCAAGAGGAGAAAATGA
- the LOC133737877 gene encoding protein TAPETUM DETERMINANT 1-like has product MASMFKSFIVIILLSLISKGYCACLDKINILTARSGREVQGQPEWNVTVTNNCPCTQKLIKLTCQGFRTAEPVSPSILSKDGDTCLLINGNELPAGSSVYFSYAWDPPIVFWPEDSVGVGC; this is encoded by the exons ATGGCCTCCATGTTTAAGTCGTTCATTGTCATTATTCTTTTGAGTCTGATTAGCAAAG GGTATTGTGCTTGCTTGGACAAGATCAACATTTTAACTGCCAGAAGTGGAAGAGAGGTACAAGGCCAACCCGAATGGAACGTAACTGTGACCAACAACTGCCCATGCACTCAAAAGCTCATAAAACTGACGTGCCAGGGGTTTCGGACTGCGGAGCCTGTGAGTCCTTCAATCCTATCCAAAGATGGCGATACGTGCCTCCTCATCAATGGCAATGAACTGCCGGCGGGTAGTTCTGTGTATTTCTCTTATGCTTGGGATCCTCCTATCGTTTTCTGGCCTGAGGATTCAGTTGGTGTAGGTTGCTGA